CAAACCATTACGTTAAATAAGTGAGGATCTGCCTATATGGCACGCGAAGATCATATTGAAATGGAAGGCGTTATTGTTGATACCCTTCCCAACACCATGTTCCGTGTTGAGCTGGAAAACGGCCATGTCGTTACCGCTCATATTTCAGGCAAGATGCGCAAAAACTACATCCGTATCCTGACAGGCGACAAGGTAAAAGTAGAGCTGACGCCCTACGATCTGTCAAAAGGCCGTATTGTTTATCGCTCGCGCTAAGCCTTGGTAACGCCTTCAAGCAAACACTGCCCGCGCATGCACGCATCATGACTGCAAATATAGCGTAAGTACGGCGCCGCTCTCTGGAAACGACAACGCCCCGTCGTATGACAGGGCGCTGTGCTTTAGTGAGGCATGGGTTGAGGACTTAGGCGTGAGATTTAGGTGTCCTTAGCGCCCTTTTCAGGGCGCATCCGCCATCTCTGACTCAGTTGACAAGTGCAGCTCGCCTTCTTCAAGGCTAACGTGCACGATGCCACCCTGATCAGCCAACTCGCCAAATAGAATCATCTCAGCCAACGGCTTCTTCAGTTTTTCCTGGATCAAGCGGGCCATCGGGCGCGCCCCCATATCCGGATCGTAACCTTTCTCCGCCAACCAGTCTCTCGCTGTATCATCGACTTCAAGCTGCACACGCTTTTCGTCTAGCTGTGCTTGTAGCTCGATCAGGAACTTATCGACAACGTTACGCACAACAGATGTTTGCAGCGCATGGAACTGGATAATACCGTCCAAGCGGTTGCGGAACTCAGGCGAGAAGGTACGGCGAATCACTTCCATCGCATCGGTTGAGTGGTCTTGGCTTTGGAAACCGATAGAGCGCCGTGATGCCTGCTCTGCCCCTGCGTTAGAGGTCATAATCAGGATAACGTGGCGGAAGTCCGCCTCGCGACCATTGTTGTCTGTCAAACGACCGTGATCCATAACCTGCAGTAGCAGGTTAAATACTTCAGGGTGCGCCTTTTCAATTTCATCTAGCAGCAACACACAATGCGGCTGTTTGGTAACGGCTTCGGTTAACAGACCGCCCTGGTCATAGCCCACATAGCCTGGTGGGGCACCAATCAAGCGTGAAACGGTATGACGTTCCATGTATTCCGACATATCAAAGCGGACTAGCTCGATACCCATGATATGCGCCAGCTGCTTAGCCACTTCGGTTTTACCAACGCCGGTTGGGCCAGCAAACAAGAAACTACCTACTGGCTTGTCCGGCGATTTCAGACCGGCACGGGAAAGCTTAATGGCAGCGGAAAGAGTATCGATGGCCTCATCTTGACCAAACACCAACATCTTCAAGTCGCGGTCGAGCTTCTCAAGCAACTTACGATCAGAACTTGAAACACTCTTCGGTGGAATACGTGCAATAGACGCCACTACCGCTTCTACCTGCTCAACATCAATGGTGTTAGCCCGCACTTCTGGCGGAAGCATACGCTGGTGCGCGCCTGCCTCATCAATCACGTCGATGGCCTTATCGGGCAGGTAACGGTCGTTGATGTAGCGGTCGGCCAAACGAGCGGCGCTTTCTAGCGCACCATCGGTGTACTTAAGCTCATGGTGTTCTTCAAAGCGCGAACGCAACCCTTTGAGGATTTTGATGGTGTCATCCACAGAAGGCGCTAGTACGTCCACTTTTTGGAACCGGCGAGCCAGGGCGCGATCTTTCTCAAAAATGCCGCGAAACTCTTGGAACGTTGTCGAACCGATACAACGCAACTCACCGGAAGATAGTAGTGGTTTCAACAAGTTAGACGCATCCATCACGCCGCCAGAGGCAGCACCCGCCCCTATTACGGTATGAATCTCGTCAATAAAGAGCACGGCGTTAGGCTGCTTGCGCAGTTCACTTAGCAAGCTTTTCAGGCGCTTTTCGAAATCGCCACGGTATTTAGTACCCGCTAACAACGCCCCCATATCAAGCGAGTAAACCACTGCATCGGCAATAACGTCAGGCACGTCTTCTTCAACAATGCGCTTTGCCAAACCTTCCGCAATAGCTGTTTTACCAACACCTGCTTCGCCGACCAGCAGCGGGTTATTCTTACGACGACGAGCAAGAATTTGTACAACGCGCTCAAGCTCATGGTCGCGGCCAATCAACGGATCTATTTTGCCTTGGCGCGCCTGCTCGTTCAGGTTGGTAGCGTAACCGGTTAATGGATGCGCAGCCCCTTCAGAACTACCCTCTTCAGCGTCTTCGCTCTCTTGAGAAGACGGTGATGGAGTAGGCCCATGACCCGACACTTTAGAAATACCGTGAGCGATGTAGTTAACCGCGTCTACCCGCGCAACACTCTGTTGTTTAAGGAAGTAGACGGCTTGGCTTTCCTGCTCAGAGAAAATAGCCACCAGCACATTGGCACCGGTGACTTCACTCTTTCCAGATGACTGCACGTGGAAGACCGCACGTTGCAATACGCGCTGAAACCCAAGCGTCGGTTGTGTTTCGCGATCCGCTTGGCTCTCAGGAATTAATGGCGTGGTCGAATTAATAAAATCCTGCAGATCGGACCGCAGCTTATCGAGATTCGCCCCACACGCCTTCAGCACGTCAACCGCTGACGCATTATCCAGCAACGCCAGGAGCAGGTGCTCAACGGTCATAAACTCGTGGCGCTTTGAGCGAGCCACGGTGAAGGCCGTGTTCAGGGTAAGTTCAAGTTCTTTGCTCAGCATGGCAGTCCCCTTTTCGCTACTACCTAGGGCGTGTCGCCACCTAGGGCTTGCGTCGGATCAGTTTAATCGACCGGCACTTTCAACATCGGGTACAAATGGCGCACTTGCAAGGCCCATCGCTAATTTTTTTCAACGCTTTCAGTCAGCAGCTTCGATATCACACATTAAAGGATGCTCGCATTCGCGGGCATATTCATTGACTTGGTAACTTTTCGTTTCCGCAATATCTCGTGTAAAGATACCGCACGTGGCTTTGCCTTGGGTATGTACCGCAAGCATCACCTGCACCGCTTGTTCACTATCCATGTTAAAAAATTCCTGTAATACCTCGACGACAAACTCCATCGGCGTGAAATCATCGTTATGAAGTATCACTTTGTACAACGGTGGCCGAGCAAGTTCGGGCTCAGCCGGCTGAACGGCTAGGTCATCATCATATTCAGGCGCATCAGGCCGAGTCATTCCTGCGTGCAGGGTAGCCACGATGTATAGGCTGTCTGTATTAGGCATAAGCAGCAAGGTTTATCGTCTCTTAGCTGGCGGGTGGTGTCTTACAGCGCTTGAATCATCCATCCTAGCTTGAATTGCTCTAAATTTAATTTCGCTAGATTTGATTACTCTGATTTTGCTCACCACAGTAGGACGCCCGTAACCAGCAAGGGTTCATGGAAAATACAAAATTAGCATACTAAATAAGACAAAAAACCCTCGCCCACCAAGGCGGGCGAGGGATATCACAGCGTTTTCATGCGCGTTGCCCAGCGGGCTGCACACAGACTGCTTGTAATTTAAGACCTTAACCGTTCGCGACCATCGCAAGCGCTTCGTTGAGCGTCTTACTCGGGCGCATAGTCTGGCTAGCCAACTCTCCGTTCGGGTGGTAGTAACCCTTGAGATCAACAGGCTGTCCTTGCACGCTGTTTAGCTCTTCAATGATCGTAGCTTCATTGGCTTTCAGCGTTTCTACCAAACGAGCAAAGCGTGTTTTCAGTTCAGCGTCTTGATCCTGCGCTGCCAATGCTTCTGCCCAATACAGCGCCAGATAGAAGTGGCTTCCACGGTTATCAAGCTCACCCACTTTGCGTGAAGGTGATTTATTGCTTTCAAGGAACTTGCCGTTAGCTTCATCCAACGCTTTCGCCAGCAGCTTAGCACGGTCATTACCAAAACGTTTGGCGAGGTGTTCCAAAGAAGCAACTAGAGCCAGGAACTCTCCAAGGCTGTCCCAACGTAGGTGGTTTTCTTCAAGCAACTGCTGAACGTGCTTGGGTGCGGAACCACCAGCGCCCGTTTCAAACAGACCACCGCCATCCATCAACGGCACGATGGAAAGCATTTTGGCACTAGTGCCCAGCTCGAGAATCGGAAATAGGTCGGTCAGGTAATCGCGGAGAATGTTACCTGTCACAGAGATCGTGTCGAGACCACGAATCACACGCTCAAGGGTGTAACGCATCGCCCGAACTTGAGACATGACGTGGATTTCAAGCCCATCAGTGTCGTGATCCTTGAGGTACGTTTTGACCTTCTTGATCAACTCGTTCTCGTGCGGGCGGTAAGGGTCGAGCCAGAATACCGTCGGCATACCAGAATCACGGCAGCGCTCAACCGCCAACTTCACCCAATCGCGAATCGGTGCATCTTTGACCTGACACATACGCCAGATATCGCCCTGCTCCACAGTCTGCGACAGCAGTACTTCGCCCGTGTCCAGGTCAGTGATGTTAGCAACACCATCTTCCGGCACCTCGAAGGTCTTATCGTGAGAGCCATACTCTTCGGCTTTCTGCGCCATCAGACCAACATTAGGAACGGTACCCATAGTGGCCGGATCAAACGCGCCGTGCCACTTACAGAAGTTGATCATCTCCTGATAGATACGCGCGAACGTCGACTCAGGCATGACGGCTTTGACGTCTTTGAGACGACCATCAGCACCGTACATCTTACCGCCAGCACGAATCATCGCCGGCATTGAAGCGTCAACAATTACATCGCTGGGTGAGTGGAAGTTGGTGATGCCGCGAGCCGAATCAACCATTGCTAGCTCTGGGCGCTTGTCATGGCACGCATGCAAGTCACTAATGACTTCATCACGTTGAGATTCTGGCAAGGTCGCAATTTTATCGTAGAGATTAGCGATGCCGTTGTTAACATCGACACCCAACTCTTTGAAGAGCTCACCGTGCTTCTCAAAGGCGTCCTTGTAGAAAATTTTGACGCAGTGCCCAAACACGATGGGGTGCGAGACCTTCATCATCGTCGCTTTTACGTGCAATGAGAACATCACACCGGTCTCACGCGCATCCTCGATTTCACGCTCGTAAAAATCCAGCAGCGCTTTCTTGCTCATAAACATGCTGTCGATGATTTCGCCTTCCAGCAGCTCGACCCGAGGCTTGAGCACCTTGGTTTCACCGCTGGCGGTGATCAGCTCCATCTTGACGTTGCGGGCGCGATCCAGGGTCATCGACTTCTCACCATGGTAGAAGTCGCCACTATGCATGTGCGAAACATGGGTACGTGACGCCTGGCTCCACTCCCCCATAGAGTGCGGATACTTGCGGGCGTACTCTTTCACGGCTTTCGGTGCGCGACGGTCGGAATTACCTTCACGCAATACAGGGTTAACTGCGCTGCCTTTGACTTTGTCGTAGCGCGCTCTGATATCTTTCTCTTCATCGCTGCTTGGGTCGTCCGGATACTCAGGCAGCTTGTACCCTTGTTCTTGCAGCTCTTTGATCACAGCACGCAGCTGCGGCATAGAGGCGCTGATATTCGGTAATTTGATGATATTGGCTTCAGGAACCTTGGCAAGTGCACCCAATTCGGCCAAGTGGTCTTCAATACGCTGCTCTTCAGTCAAGTAGTCTGGAAATAAAGAGAGAACGCGAGCCGCCAGGGAGATATCCCGGGTTTCCACCTCGATACCAGCAGCATCGGTGAAAGCGTCAATAATCGGTAGCAAAGAGTATGTCGCGAGCGCAGGCGCTTCGTCGGTGAGCGTGTAAATGATCTTCGGCGTTTTAGACATTTTGCGTTAACCTCTTTTTTTCTTTCGCTGTGATTATAAAGATCCTGAGCGGCGCGACTTCTTCAACGAGAGACCATGCCGCGAAGCAGGCGGGGCCATTTTATTTGGCTTTCCCGGTTATCAATCGGTGGTTTTTACGGTGGTTCTTTCAGTGATAACTACGACAACTCCAGCACGACGTAAACGCTATTCAAAGGCTGCTTTTCAAGAACTGCGTCTGAAGGATTAGCGTCAAAGTATACCAGCGCTGCATTTTAATCGCATGAGAGATTGTCGACAAATCAAGGACACCCCCCTGAAGAGATTATGAGTACTTTATATTTACTGCATAAACCCTATCGTATGCTCTCTCAGTTTACCGATAAACAAGGCCGTGCCACATTAGCCGATGTTATAGATGTGCCGGGCGTTTACGCCGCTGGGCGACTTGATTATGACTCGGAAGGCCTGCTGTTATTAAGCGATGACGGTAGTCTCATTCACCGTATCGCCCATCCTCGTCACAAGCAGCCCAAAACTTATTGGGTGCAGCTCGAAGGACATATTAATGATGAGGCGATTAACGCCCTGAAAAACGGCATCACCTTAAAAGATGGCCCAACCAAACCAGCAAAAGCGCGGCGCATTGAGCCACCCGCCATCGCGCAACACGACCCAAGGATTGATCCCAAACGCCACCCAACCACCAGTTGGTTAGAGCTAACGATTAGCGAAGGCCGCAACCGCCAAGTACGGCGCATGACCGCCCATGTAGGGTTTCCTACGTTGAGATTGGTACGCGCGGCGATTGGCACATGGCAACTTGGCGACTTGGCCCCAGGCGAGTGGCGCAAAGAAACACTACACGCTCCACGCCCAACTAAAGCGCCCAAGCGTAGCGGCGCTCCTCGGCACAGGCACTCCAAATGAGCAGTGAGATGATTAAAAACGCCATCATCAGAAGTACCGTTGCCTGCGTGATTCAGCGCAATGACCACTTTTTGATGGTGGAAGAAGCCCGCGGCGGTAGGCAAACCGTGTTTAACCAACCGGCTGGACATGTAGAGCCAGGCGAAGGCCCGATGGCAGCCATCTTGCGCGAAGTACAAGAAGAAACCGCTTGGCAGGTGACGCTAACCGACTACTTAGGCCTTTATGTCTTCCACACGCCAGAAGGCCTTACCTTTCATAGTCATGGTTTTATAGCGACACCAGACGTCATGCTGTCGTCACCCATTGATAGCGACATCACCGCCACTCACTGGCTCACCCTGAATGACATCAAAGCCCTCAGCGATGCCGGTCGGTTGCGTAGCCCCCTAGTGCTTAAGCGCATCGAACACGCCATTAACGGCCGCTGCTATCCCCTGACAGTGATTCACGAGTGAAGCACTCGAAGCATCAAGCCTCCATCGTGTATAATCAGCGCCCAATTGCACACCACTTCAACTGAGGATGCCAATGACATCCACCCATGGTACGTCTATCCCCGAAACCGTTGAGACCCAAAAAGTCATTGTTGGCATGTCGGGCGGCGTTGATTCGTCGGTTTCTGCTCTCCTTCTACTCCAACAGGGGTACGAAGTTGAGGGCTTGTTTATGAAGAATTGGGATGAAGACGACGGCACCGAATACTGCACGGCAAAAGAAGATCTAGCCGATGCCGAGGCCGTGTGTGCGAAGCTGGGTATTAAGCTGCATACAGCCAATTTCGCATCCGAGTATTGGGACAACGTCTTCGAGCACTTTTTAGCCGAATATAAAGCGGGCAGAACGCCCAATCCCGACATCCTGTGCAACCGCGAGATCAAATTTAAGGTCTTTCTTGAATACGCCGAAATGTTGGGCGCTGACAAAATCGCGACCGGACACTATGTTCGCCAAGGGATTCGTGAAGGTCGCCCGCGTCTGCTAAAAGGTGTGGATAGCAATAAAGATCAAAGCTATTTCCTTCACGCGGTGCCTGAAGCGGCGATTGCTCGCACCCTATTTCCTGTCGGTGAGCTGGAAAAACCAGCCGTTCGTGCACTGGCTGAACAGCACGACCTTATTACCGCCAAGAAAAAAGACTCTACTGGTATTTGTTTTATCGGCGAGCGCCGCTTCCGTGATTTTTTGCAGCAATACTTGCCCGCACAGCCCGGTAATATTGAAACGCCCGAAGGCGACACCATTGGCAAGCATATGGGGCTTATGTACTACACACTGGGGCAGCGTCAGGGGCTTGGCATTGGTGGCCTAGCCAACTATTCGGAAGACCCATGGTACGTAGCGGCCAAAGACCTGGAGCGCAATGTATTGATTGTCGTCCAGGGTAAGCTCCACCACCTACTGTTCACCAATGCTCTAGCCACTGAAAACATGGATTGGGTAGCAGGAGAACCGCCTGCCGCGCGGGGCCGTTACACCGCCAAAACCCGCTATCGTCAAAGCGACTGCCCGTGTGAAATCCGTGCGTTGCCCGATGGCACTGTTGAGGTGGTGTTTGATGATCCCCAATGGGCGGTGACACCTGGTCAGTCCTTGGTACTTTATGATGGTGATATTTGCTTAGGCGGCGGCGTTATTCGCGCCACTTGGAACACGACGGAGGCCGCTGCATGAGCGCTACCCCTATTCATCGCGCGCCGGATTCGCAAGCCGCCCGCCAAGCACTGGCACTGGCCGGCGTCTTTCAATCCGCTAGCTTAGTAGACGAACTCGCACGCACCGGGCAAGTAGACCCCCGCGCCTGGGAAACGCTGATCAATGCCACTGTAGACACCAACCCGGAAAGCTTTGAGGCTATCTACGGTGGCCACCCGAACAACCTACGCCGTGGGTTAGAAACACTCGAAGCCCTGGTCGGCCGCAAGCAAGCCAACCCGGTGGTACTCCGCTACGGTTTTTCGCTACTGCTGCTAATGAATAAACTTCGCACTGACCGCCATATGATGGATTTACTCGGTCAAAAGCTGTCCCATGTACAGGGGCAGGCGGAGCATTTCGGTAGCACACACGAGAATGTGGTTGCCAGTCTTGGCGACGCCTATCAAGAAACCATTTCGACGTTCAAAACCCGCATCGTGGTTCAGGGCGATCCCTCTTTACTGCAAACTCGCATGATGCCCGAAAGGGTGCGCGCCTGCTTAATGGCGGGAATTCGTTTTGCGCTGCTATGGCATCAGCAAGGCGGCCGTCGCTGGAAGCTTGTTTTCCAGCGCAAAGCGCTGAGACGCGCGCTTGATAGCCTTGGCTAACGCGCCTGCAGACCATTTAGGCACTTCGGCATATTGCGCTTCGACACATCGCACTTCGATTAATTGACTTCAGACCACCTTGGAAACCAAGCCATGCAACTCTCTGCTTTGACCGCCCTCTCCCCCGTTGATGGACGCTACGGCACAAAAGCCGCCGTACTACGGGAGCACTTCAGCGAATTCGGTCTTATCCGTGCTCGCGTGATTGTGGAAGTGCGCTGGCTGCAGCGCCTTGCGGACCACAGTCAAAT
This genomic window from Halomonas sp. TD01 contains:
- a CDS encoding NUDIX hydrolase; its protein translation is MSSEMIKNAIIRSTVACVIQRNDHFLMVEEARGGRQTVFNQPAGHVEPGEGPMAAILREVQEETAWQVTLTDYLGLYVFHTPEGLTFHSHGFIATPDVMLSSPIDSDITATHWLTLNDIKALSDAGRLRSPLVLKRIEHAINGRCYPLTVIHE
- the clpS gene encoding ATP-dependent Clp protease adapter ClpS; this encodes MTRPDAPEYDDDLAVQPAEPELARPPLYKVILHNDDFTPMEFVVEVLQEFFNMDSEQAVQVMLAVHTQGKATCGIFTRDIAETKSYQVNEYARECEHPLMCDIEAAD
- a CDS encoding pseudouridine synthase, with the translated sequence MSTLYLLHKPYRMLSQFTDKQGRATLADVIDVPGVYAAGRLDYDSEGLLLLSDDGSLIHRIAHPRHKQPKTYWVQLEGHINDEAINALKNGITLKDGPTKPAKARRIEPPAIAQHDPRIDPKRHPTTSWLELTISEGRNRQVRRMTAHVGFPTLRLVRAAIGTWQLGDLAPGEWRKETLHAPRPTKAPKRSGAPRHRHSK
- the mnmA gene encoding tRNA 2-thiouridine(34) synthase MnmA; its protein translation is MTSTHGTSIPETVETQKVIVGMSGGVDSSVSALLLLQQGYEVEGLFMKNWDEDDGTEYCTAKEDLADAEAVCAKLGIKLHTANFASEYWDNVFEHFLAEYKAGRTPNPDILCNREIKFKVFLEYAEMLGADKIATGHYVRQGIREGRPRLLKGVDSNKDQSYFLHAVPEAAIARTLFPVGELEKPAVRALAEQHDLITAKKKDSTGICFIGERRFRDFLQQYLPAQPGNIETPEGDTIGKHMGLMYYTLGQRQGLGIGGLANYSEDPWYVAAKDLERNVLIVVQGKLHHLLFTNALATENMDWVAGEPPAARGRYTAKTRYRQSDCPCEIRALPDGTVEVVFDDPQWAVTPGQSLVLYDGDICLGGGVIRATWNTTEAAA
- the hflD gene encoding high frequency lysogenization protein HflD, with translation MSATPIHRAPDSQAARQALALAGVFQSASLVDELARTGQVDPRAWETLINATVDTNPESFEAIYGGHPNNLRRGLETLEALVGRKQANPVVLRYGFSLLLLMNKLRTDRHMMDLLGQKLSHVQGQAEHFGSTHENVVASLGDAYQETISTFKTRIVVQGDPSLLQTRMMPERVRACLMAGIRFALLWHQQGGRRWKLVFQRKALRRALDSLG
- the clpA gene encoding ATP-dependent Clp protease ATP-binding subunit ClpA; the encoded protein is MLSKELELTLNTAFTVARSKRHEFMTVEHLLLALLDNASAVDVLKACGANLDKLRSDLQDFINSTTPLIPESQADRETQPTLGFQRVLQRAVFHVQSSGKSEVTGANVLVAIFSEQESQAVYFLKQQSVARVDAVNYIAHGISKVSGHGPTPSPSSQESEDAEEGSSEGAAHPLTGYATNLNEQARQGKIDPLIGRDHELERVVQILARRRKNNPLLVGEAGVGKTAIAEGLAKRIVEEDVPDVIADAVVYSLDMGALLAGTKYRGDFEKRLKSLLSELRKQPNAVLFIDEIHTVIGAGAASGGVMDASNLLKPLLSSGELRCIGSTTFQEFRGIFEKDRALARRFQKVDVLAPSVDDTIKILKGLRSRFEEHHELKYTDGALESAARLADRYINDRYLPDKAIDVIDEAGAHQRMLPPEVRANTIDVEQVEAVVASIARIPPKSVSSSDRKLLEKLDRDLKMLVFGQDEAIDTLSAAIKLSRAGLKSPDKPVGSFLFAGPTGVGKTEVAKQLAHIMGIELVRFDMSEYMERHTVSRLIGAPPGYVGYDQGGLLTEAVTKQPHCVLLLDEIEKAHPEVFNLLLQVMDHGRLTDNNGREADFRHVILIMTSNAGAEQASRRSIGFQSQDHSTDAMEVIRRTFSPEFRNRLDGIIQFHALQTSVVRNVVDKFLIELQAQLDEKRVQLEVDDTARDWLAEKGYDPDMGARPMARLIQEKLKKPLAEMILFGELADQGGIVHVSLEEGELHLSTESEMADAP
- a CDS encoding NADP-dependent isocitrate dehydrogenase, which produces MSKTPKIIYTLTDEAPALATYSLLPIIDAFTDAAGIEVETRDISLAARVLSLFPDYLTEEQRIEDHLAELGALAKVPEANIIKLPNISASMPQLRAVIKELQEQGYKLPEYPDDPSSDEEKDIRARYDKVKGSAVNPVLREGNSDRRAPKAVKEYARKYPHSMGEWSQASRTHVSHMHSGDFYHGEKSMTLDRARNVKMELITASGETKVLKPRVELLEGEIIDSMFMSKKALLDFYEREIEDARETGVMFSLHVKATMMKVSHPIVFGHCVKIFYKDAFEKHGELFKELGVDVNNGIANLYDKIATLPESQRDEVISDLHACHDKRPELAMVDSARGITNFHSPSDVIVDASMPAMIRAGGKMYGADGRLKDVKAVMPESTFARIYQEMINFCKWHGAFDPATMGTVPNVGLMAQKAEEYGSHDKTFEVPEDGVANITDLDTGEVLLSQTVEQGDIWRMCQVKDAPIRDWVKLAVERCRDSGMPTVFWLDPYRPHENELIKKVKTYLKDHDTDGLEIHVMSQVRAMRYTLERVIRGLDTISVTGNILRDYLTDLFPILELGTSAKMLSIVPLMDGGGLFETGAGGSAPKHVQQLLEENHLRWDSLGEFLALVASLEHLAKRFGNDRAKLLAKALDEANGKFLESNKSPSRKVGELDNRGSHFYLALYWAEALAAQDQDAELKTRFARLVETLKANEATIIEELNSVQGQPVDLKGYYHPNGELASQTMRPSKTLNEALAMVANG
- the infA gene encoding translation initiation factor IF-1 → MAREDHIEMEGVIVDTLPNTMFRVELENGHVVTAHISGKMRKNYIRILTGDKVKVELTPYDLSKGRIVYRSR